TATTGGTTGCTTAATCTCTCACCAAATAGGGCCTATGTTATCCAATGTAGGTTATATAGCTAGTGAATATTAAGTCTCTCTTGACACAATTTCAAGTAGAAATTGGAAaattgacatgcactgtcagacCCATACAGATGTAAAGTCCTGTCAACAGTTCTTTGTCAGCTTCTCCATTGTAATTGTGAACTAACATTTCAGTCCAAATCAGAGGTTGCCATTAACCCACAACAATTGTTTTCCTCTATCTTTCAGTGCTGCCTTGGTTTGTTCAAACACTTCCCTCTACCACTGCGATGTCTCCTCATTTACCAAAGTAATACTAGAGGGCTACCGTTTCATATTGACTGCTGTTGTTGGACAGAATACCAATTCCTCCGAAATTTCATTCACCTACGATGATACAGTGTATCCAGGCCTGTTGGATGTACAGTGTAAGTTCTCACACTAAGCTAACCAATAGGCAAATTATGGGAACAATGTTATACAGTATGTAGTGATTGACAACTAGAATTGAGGTAGTATCTTGAAAGGGTTTGTAAGTACACTGTATGCACTGCAGCACATGTAGCATTTCTTTGTTGATCTGACCACACAATGTTCAGAGCCGGGAGATTTTGAACATATTTACTGACCTCAGATTTTTTCACAAAGTAATAGTCTTTTGTGTTTTTTAGGCTCATTGGATTTCCCACCTGTCAACATCTCTGCTGTATCCGATCAAATGATCAAAGTTCAATTCATTCACCCGTTTCACATCTACAAACATGCCATCATCAAAGATGAAAGACCGGATCATAAGGAATTTAATTACATGGTTATCACAGAATATCACTTGGTAAGAACTGACAGAAAATTATGACTTTGAAATGACTGGGGAACACTTGTAGAACACTTGTAGAAGCTGAGTTgaagtcgaagtttacatacatttaggctGGAGTCataaaatttgtttttcaaccactccacaatttcttgttaacaaactatagtttttgcaacaccatgggaccacgcagccgtcataccgctcaggaaggagacacgttctgtctcctagagattaacgtactttggtgctaaaagtgcaaatcaatcccagaacaacagtaaaggaccttgtgaagatgcaggaggaaacaggtacaaaagtatctatatccacattaaaacgagtcctatatcgacataacctgaaaggccgctcagcaaggaagaagccactgctccaaaaccgacatataaaagccagactacggttttcaactgcacatggggacaaagatggtactttttggagaaattatgaaacaaaaatagaactgtttggccatcattatgtttggaggaaaaagggggaggcttgcaagccgaagaacaccatcccaaccgtgaagcacgggggtggaagcataatgttgtgggggtgctttgctgcaggagggactggtgcacttcacaaaatagatggcatcatgaggtaggaaaattatgtggatatattgaagcaacagctcaagacatcagtcaggaagttaaagcttggtcgcaaatgggtcttccaaatggacaatgatcccaagcatacttccaaaattgtggaaaaaatggcttaaggacaacaaagtcaaggtattggagtggccatcacaaagccctgacctcaatcctatagaaaatttgtgggcagaactgaaaaagcgtgtgcgagcaaggaggcctacaaacctgactcagttacaccagctctgtcaggaggaatgggccaaaattcacctaacttattgtgggaagcttgtggaaggctacgcaaaacattttacccaagttaaacaatttaaaggcaatgctaccaaatactaattgagtgtatgtaaacttctgacccactgggaatgtgatgaaagaaataaaacctgaaagaaatcattctctctgctattattctgacatttcacattcttaaaataggtggtgaacctaactgaccttagacagggaattttactaagattaaatgtcaggaattgtgaaaaactgagtttaaatgtatttggttaaggtgtatgtaaacttccaacttcaattgTATCTACTAGCTGTGAATTGTTTTCACTTGCAAGCAAAGAAAGTTTTTCAAAAGGAAACACATTTATAACCTTCAAATATAAACGTttgcatatttattttttatgaacATTGTTGTAATATAGCCTaaatatattcattttttttatttcccCAGAAACAACACCGCTTTGACTGCTCCTACAAGCAACACCATGTGTGTGAGGCTGAAATACTAGtcgatggagagatggataggcACTGCATCAAGATCAAAGGAAAAATGAACAATGTTCATGTCTCAGCTCACCAGAACATATGCATTGAGGGGAAGCATGGGGATTCTGGTAAGACTCTTAATTTCTCACATGATTGATACATCAAAGTCATATTAGCTCTCAGTACGTCTGTTATCGTTTAGTATACATTGTCTGTAatcttttttttttcacctttatttaaccaggtaggcaagttgagaacaagttctcatttacaattgcgacctggccaagataaagcaaagcagttcgacacatataacaacagagttacacatggaataaacaaacatacagtcaataatacagtagaaaaataagtctatagacaaagtgagcaaatgaggtgagaaggGAGGTCAAGGCAAAAAAATGCCATGGTgatgaagtaaatacaatatagcaagtaaaacactggaatggtagataaACCACATCTGCTAATATCTGATACGTGCTTTGAAAGTTATATGTGTCTGTATTGTCATATTATGGCAAATGCTCAATTAGGACGCTGTACCGTTTTGAATGTGAAATCAGTTTGACTGTCAGTCTAACTGCTGGACTTGTCCCCTGTAGGTCCTAACTACACTGCCCTCTACATTGTGATCCCTATCGTTGCCACGGTGGTGATTGCGTTCATCGTGTGGCTTATATACAGTAAACTGAGAAGTGGCTCATTTCCTCAACCAAAGATTTTGGTGTGTTCAGCCTTTCAACTAATTGGCCTGCACTGCAGTGGATTTAGTCATAAAGCTACTACATATACAGTCCtggccaaatgttttgagaatgacacaaatattaatttccacaaagtttgctgcttcagtgtctttagatattttttgtctgatgttactatggaatactgaagtataattacaagcatttcataagtgtcaaaggcttttattgacaattacatgaagttgttgcaaagagtcaatatttgcagtgttgacccttctttttcaagacctctgcaatccgctctggcatgctgtcaattaacttctgggccacatcctgactgatggcagcccattcttgcataatcaatgcttggagtttgtcagaatttgtgggtttttgtttgtccacccgcctcttgaggattgaccacaagttctcaatgggattaaggtctggggagtgtcctggccatggacccaaaatatcaatgttttgttccccgagccacttcgtcaccaaactgttcctggaaggttgggagaagttgctctcagaggatgtgttggtaccattctatattcatggctgtgttcttgggCAAAATTGTgggtgagcccactcccttggctgagaagcaaccccacacatgaatggtctcaggatgctttactgttggcatgacacaggactgatggcagcgctcaccttgtcttctccggacaagcttttttcttgatgccccaaacaatcggaaaggggattcatcagagaaaatgactttaccccagtcctcagcagtccaatccctgtacctttttgcagaatatcagtctgtccctgatgtttttcctggagagaaggggcttctttgctgcccttcttgacaccaggccatcctccaaaagtcttcgcctcactgtacgtgcagatgcactcacacctgcctgctgccattcctgagcaagctctatactggtggtgccccaatctcGCAGCTGAATCAAATTtgggagatggtcctggcgcttgctggactttcttgggcgtccTGAAGAtttcttcacaacaatttaaccgctctccttgaagttgttgatgatccgataaattgttgatttaggtgcaatgcTACTGGCAGCCATATCCTTGCcagtgaagccctttttgtgcaaagagatgatgacggcacgtgtttccttgcaggtaaccatgtttgacagactATGAACAATAATTTcgagcaccaccctccttttgaagcttccagtctgttatttgaactcaatcagcatgacagagtgatctccagccttgtcctcgtcaacactcacacctgtgttaacgagagaatcactcgCATGTCAGccggtccttttgtggcagggctgaaatgcagtggaaaagttttgtggattcagttcatttgcatggcaaagagggactttgcaattcatctgatcactcttcataacattctggagtatatgcaaattgccatcatacaaactgaggcagcagactgtgaaaatgtattaatatttgtgtcattctcaaaacttttggccacgactgtagactaGATTATAGTAATACAGAGAATTTCTACAATGTACCAACATACATCCTGAAACGGTGTCATGTTCCTGTTGGAGTTATCAAACTATTGATAtgctacttcctgtaaacactgTCTAAACAATAgcacatgaaaaacatatttcacccACAGAATGTTTGACTGTCTATTCTCCTCTGGTAGGCTTCCATGCTGTCACATATGGGTTCAGTTAGGTCACTTATGCTCCCTGAGAGAGCCATCCTGAGTGAGGTACAAACAGGTGGCTCCCCCCTGCTGCAGACCCCCATGGAATCTTTGCCGGATGAGACCCTCACAGTGATCAATACCCCCCAGGAAGAGGTCCTCCGTCTCCCCATTGGACTGAAGGACAAGGAGTGGAGCGGTGGGGAGGTCATGTTGCCTAACGAGGGGTCAGGCTCTTCACTGCAGGTAACGAGAGAGTTGGGACTGGAGGTGAAGAGTGACTTCTCTGAGCTGTCGGACTATGACTGCCCCCATAGACCTGTGATTATTCCTGTGATAGAGGAGATGAGTCCTGGGGACACTGTTACAGGATACAAAATCTGAGTTTCTCAAGAGAAAGGATGATAATATTTTATACATGTATTTAAACAGGGAAATCCCATTGGGACCATTGTGCCATTTACAAGGGCGCCCTCTACGCAATCATACAAATGTACAATTCCAACGCTATAAAAACACTATTTACAAGCAATTTTAAGAAAAGTAACTTACAAAACACAATCatgaaaaacaaacacatttgtcTTTGCACATGCTCAGATACCAGTCATTTCCCTGTTCCTCTCAATATTTGGGTAGTCTGGTGGAGATAAAAAGGATAATCAAAGGGATAGCCTTCATTATGGTTTTTACAATTCATCACTTGGGACTGTTGCCTAATCAGGGGAACCAGGGATAGACAATGTGAAACCCAAGTGGTACACAGTGGTATTGAATGCTAGGAACTAGTTGAAAAGAAATGTCCTCATTCCTGACCTGCATGCCCCATTGTAATGTTGATTTTCATTAGGCCAAATTAAGACATTTCCTATAGCATCTTTGTACAAAAAAGCAAGTTCCTCTTATGCAGATATTATTTTACTGTGCCTTCTTGAGTGACATTAATGTTTTCTAAGGTAGCAAGGAAATAAGGGTTGGGAGTGCAGAATGAAAATATTCATTGTCTTTTGTCTTGTGCTGTGTATATTTGATCTATTTGCACTTTTTACATGGCTCTCATGCATGTACAATGTTCAAAAATATTATTAGGGACATGTCCAATTATATTCAGATGAACACGTTATACCAATGCAAGGGGATTGCTATGGTGATGATTTTCTGTTGCTGTAATTTCTAATGCCTTGCTTACCTTGCTGTAATTTCTGGTGCCCAAAGGACGGCAGATGACGATATTGAATTCATCTTACTATCCAAATGCATTGTATGCAGccatggttagagtgttgggctggtaatcgaaaggttgctggatcgaatctccgagctgacaaggtaaatgcctgtcgttctgcccctgagtaaggcagttaacccacctttccccgggcgccgaagacgtgaatgtcgattatggcagtcccctgcacctctctgattcagagggtttgggttaaatgctgaagacacatttcagatgaatgcattcagttgtacaatttgactagatatctccctttccctctacaGTTGTATCCCATTTAACGGCGAGAAGGCGGAAGAAAACGTGGACAATATGCATACTTCATGAAACACcattttccacctccatgctcgAGTGGCAAATGCCTAGGAATGCTACTTCCTGATGTTGCACCCCGCGTTCAGCCTGGGGTAAACAACAGACTGCTGCAACCTGATTGGCTGAACGTGATACGCAACATCCGGGACTAACATTTAGCCACTATCATGGTGGTGAAAATTTGTGTTTCATGAGGAAAGCATGCATAGTTTGCCTGTTTTTATCCGCCTTCTCGCCAGTAAATTTAAGGAGGAAATCGAAgcctttgcagcctgaatggagaatgttttaGGTATGAACCTGTCCACAGCGTATACAAGTATATTGCCAGCTGCGTTTGGACGGTAAGATTAACTCAATATTGCCATCTGCGGCCTTTAGGTTACCTCATACCTAATAATTTTGTTTTTTATTGTGCACATCTGTATATTGTATTTTTCATATAGCTGCAATTATCTTTTTTATAAATGATAAGGCTGTTTCTATTTTGTAAACTCATTCTATTGTATTTAAAATATACTTTTCTTTTCCCTTATCATTTCCCAATATAcaataaataaactcagcaaaaaaagaaacgtccctttttcaggaccctgtctttcaaagataatttgtaaaaatccaaatcacttcacagatcttcattgtaaagggtttaaacactgtttcccatgcttgttcaatgaactataaacaattcatgaacatgcacctgtggaacggtcgttaagacactaacaacttacagactacagactgtaatcaattaaggtcacagttatgaaaacttaggacactaaagtggcctttctactgactctgaaaaacaccaaaagaaagatgcccagggtccctgctcatttgcgtgaacgtgccttaggcatgctgcaaggaggcatgaggactgcagatgtggccagggcattaaattgcaatgtctgtactagaggtcgaccgattaatcggaatggccgatttttaATTAGgggcgatttcaagttttcataacagtcggtaatctgcatttttggacaccgattgtggccgattacattgcactccacgaggagactgcgtggcaggctgactacctgttacgcgagtgcagcaagaagccaaggtaagttgctagctagcattaaacttatcttataaaaaacaatcaatcttaacgtaatcactagttaactacacatggttgatattactagtttatctagcttgtcctgcggtgcatataatcgatgcgtgcctgttaatttatcattggaTCACAGCCTACTGTGATGATTTTTGGTAGGCAGCAgaaggctcgtaagcattcattcaaacagcacttttgtgcatttgccagcagctcttcgctgtgcttcaagcattgagctgtttatgacttcaagcctatcaactcccgagattaggctggtgtaaccgatgtgaaaaggctagctagttagcggggtgcgcgctaatagcgtttcaatcgatgacgtcactcgctctgagaccttgaagtagttgttccccttgctctgcaagggccacgacttttgtggagcaataggtaacgatgcttcgagggtgggtGTTGTCGACGtgtccctggttcaagcccaggtaggggcgaggagagggacagaagctatactgttacactggcaatactaaagtgcctataagaacatccaatagtcaaaggtatatgaaatacaaatggtatagagagatagtcctataataactacaacctaaaacttcttacctgggaatattgaagactcatgttaaaaggaaccaccagctttcatatgttctc
This genomic interval from Salvelinus fontinalis isolate EN_2023a chromosome 30, ASM2944872v1, whole genome shotgun sequence contains the following:
- the LOC129828824 gene encoding interferon gamma receptor 1-like codes for the protein MAGVRIFRISLILVLSQQVVSYVPPPVNVSLMCHNFHNVIYWNYSEPSLQPQFNVEMTRKYSGAALVCSNTSLYHCDVSSFTKVILEGYRFILTAVVGQNTNSSEISFTYDDTVYPGLLDVQCSLDFPPVNISAVSDQMIKVQFIHPFHIYKHAIIKDERPDHKEFNYMVITEYHLKQHRFDCSYKQHHVCEAEILVDGEMDRHCIKIKGKMNNVHVSAHQNICIEGKHGDSGPNYTALYIVIPIVATVVIAFIVWLIYSKLRSGSFPQPKILASMLSHMGSVRSLMLPERAILSEVQTGGSPLLQTPMESLPDETLTVINTPQEEVLRLPIGLKDKEWSGGEVMLPNEGSGSSLQVTRELGLEVKSDFSELSDYDCPHRPVIIPVIEEMSPGDTVTGYKI